In the Kineococcus rhizosphaerae genome, one interval contains:
- a CDS encoding IclR family transcriptional regulator, translated as MAEQTSSTMRSLDRSLDVLDALQRGQGPLRLSDIAHSTGLTLPTVSRILATLQSRGYVAAEGRRFRVGPSVLAAAHSFLVNDRLVGGARPYLQELAAATGLTCSLYERVGFDRVLVARVDGARPLRYELPIGRRLPLHLGAGKAISVDFDAEELDALAEHLDRFPDVSGVPLDRGELERDLETLRRNGFHVSVSERAAGVMALSVPVRTPAGELLGALSLAGPAEGQSVEELRARAGEVARTAFAIGESFSRGL; from the coding sequence GTGGCCGAGCAGACCTCTTCGACGATGCGTTCCCTGGACCGCAGCCTCGACGTCCTGGACGCCCTGCAGCGGGGGCAGGGACCGTTGCGCCTCAGCGACATCGCCCACAGCACGGGCCTGACGCTCCCGACGGTCTCCCGCATCCTGGCCACCCTGCAGTCCCGCGGCTACGTCGCGGCGGAGGGGCGCAGGTTCCGCGTCGGCCCGTCGGTCCTCGCGGCCGCGCACTCGTTCCTCGTGAACGACCGGCTCGTCGGCGGGGCGCGCCCCTACCTGCAGGAACTCGCGGCGGCGACCGGGCTGACGTGCTCGTTGTACGAGCGCGTGGGTTTCGACCGGGTCCTCGTGGCGCGCGTCGACGGGGCACGGCCCCTGCGTTACGAACTCCCCATCGGACGCCGGCTGCCGCTGCACCTGGGGGCGGGGAAGGCGATCTCGGTGGACTTCGACGCCGAGGAGCTGGACGCCCTCGCCGAGCACCTCGACCGGTTCCCGGACGTCAGCGGCGTCCCGCTCGACCGCGGGGAACTCGAACGCGATCTGGAAACGCTGCGCCGCAACGGTTTCCACGTCTCGGTGAGTGAGCGGGCCGCTGGTGTCATGGCGCTGAGCGTTCCCGTGCGGACGCCGGCCGGGGAACTGCTGGGGGCGCTGTCCCTCGCCGGCCCGGCCGAGGGGCAGTCCGTGGAGGAACTGCGGGCACGGGCCGGCGAGGTGGCGCGGACGGCCTTCGCGATCGGCGAGAGCTTCTCACGCGGCCTGTGA
- a CDS encoding RNase A-like domain-containing protein, whose protein sequence is MDELSTLSTAAADAAASAARAAAVQADEIGRRVAVAVGQLGGWYGLARDGFDDRVAELTDHLGTLTFTAAAGAILIEGYSAELGMLQRRLAGIDTALADVQARVDAGVGDLATFHADWAELDHWQASRRAVLAAFDEVTESFATRLLAVVDHVEHRPRRLGEHVDDAARTLADSARDSAYLAAGWAWDAPGWTAAVRQTPAALLDSAVHPVRTLADAVDWDDWSSGRYGAGVATLGTAVVGRGISRGGRLGKVLPEGHRWAKYLDADGKPLPQSVEELYAGVDLGRSEVFARGHTLGRHVEVDDEFLERRLLTGELEDGRSAKKPPPVASRFTDQTTAEDVITAALRLQSEKVNHDIDDGLRRSEVVAPAPADAGVVWALGADGAPVNVPVAQVRIVLAEADDGSWYVETAFLEGVS, encoded by the coding sequence GTGGACGAGTTGTCGACGCTGTCGACCGCGGCGGCCGACGCCGCCGCGTCCGCGGCCCGCGCCGCGGCGGTGCAGGCCGACGAGATCGGCCGCCGCGTCGCCGTCGCCGTCGGGCAGCTCGGCGGGTGGTACGGCCTCGCCCGCGACGGGTTCGACGACCGCGTCGCCGAACTCACCGACCACCTCGGGACGCTGACGTTCACCGCCGCTGCGGGCGCGATCCTCATCGAGGGGTACTCCGCCGAACTGGGGATGCTGCAACGCCGGCTCGCCGGGATCGACACCGCCCTGGCCGACGTGCAGGCCCGCGTCGACGCCGGGGTCGGGGACCTCGCGACCTTCCACGCCGACTGGGCCGAGCTCGACCACTGGCAGGCCAGCCGCCGCGCCGTCCTCGCGGCGTTCGACGAGGTGACCGAGTCCTTCGCGACCCGGTTGCTCGCCGTCGTCGACCACGTCGAGCACCGGCCCCGCCGCCTCGGCGAGCACGTCGACGACGCCGCCCGGACCCTCGCGGACTCCGCGCGCGACAGCGCCTACCTCGCGGCCGGCTGGGCGTGGGACGCGCCCGGGTGGACGGCCGCCGTCCGGCAGACGCCCGCCGCCCTGCTCGACAGCGCGGTGCACCCCGTCCGGACCCTCGCCGACGCCGTCGACTGGGACGACTGGTCCAGCGGGCGCTACGGCGCCGGAGTCGCGACGCTCGGGACGGCCGTCGTCGGGCGGGGCATCTCGCGGGGCGGGCGTCTCGGGAAGGTGCTGCCCGAGGGGCACCGGTGGGCGAAGTACCTCGACGCGGACGGGAAACCGCTGCCGCAGAGCGTGGAGGAGTTGTACGCGGGAGTGGACCTGGGGCGCAGCGAGGTGTTCGCGAGGGGTCACACGCTGGGACGGCACGTCGAGGTGGACGACGAGTTCCTCGAAAGGAGGCTGCTGACGGGGGAGCTCGAAGACGGGAGATCGGCCAAGAAACCTCCTCCCGTGGCGTCGCGCTTCACCGATCAGACGACAGCCGAGGACGTCATCACCGCGGCGTTGCGTCTGCAGTCCGAGAAGGTCAACCACGACATCGACGACGGCCTCCGCCGCAGCGAGGTCGTGGCCCCTGCACCAGCCGACGCCGGCGTGGTCTGGGCCCTCGGCGCTGACGGTGCGCCCGTGAACGTTCCGGTCGCACAGGTGAGAATCGTGTTGGCCGAAGCTGACGACGGTTCGTGGTACGTCGAGACCGCTTTTCTGGAAGGAGTGTCGTGA
- the thrS gene encoding threonine--tRNA ligase, with protein MNDDHSSRGRELDLFDTSPLVGPGLPLWLPDGGTVRGELERFALELSLRSGCRRVNTPVLAKRELFERSGHWQKFSADMFAPVRVGAEEYVLRPANCPHHTQVYAARPHSHRDLPVRYAELGSMFRSELSGVLMGLRRVRQISLDDAHSFCRPDQVVEEVRIALAAIEEAYAVLGIRVARFRLSVRGPGGSYLGDDALWERAEGQLREALGDRPHDVAPGEAAFYGPKVDVQVADAAGREETLSTVQVDHVQPERFGLEFTGADGARHRPVMVHRGLLSSMERLVAMLLEQDGGRLPTWLSPVQVRVLPVSGERHGERAREIARGARGLRVEVDEVGPLNRRVRDARARRVPHVVVVGDAEVADGSVAVDGRQVPAQEFLDAVLGEVVRRGR; from the coding sequence GTGAACGACGACCACTCGTCCCGAGGCCGTGAGCTCGACCTCTTCGACACCTCACCGCTCGTCGGTCCCGGTCTGCCGTTGTGGCTGCCGGACGGCGGGACCGTCCGCGGTGAGCTGGAGAGGTTCGCCCTGGAACTGTCCCTGCGCAGCGGGTGCCGGCGGGTGAACACACCCGTCCTGGCCAAGCGAGAACTGTTCGAGCGGTCGGGGCACTGGCAGAAGTTCTCCGCCGACATGTTCGCCCCGGTCCGGGTCGGTGCGGAGGAGTACGTCCTGCGCCCGGCGAACTGCCCGCACCACACCCAGGTGTACGCCGCGCGCCCGCACAGCCACCGGGACCTGCCCGTGCGGTACGCGGAACTGGGGTCGATGTTCCGCAGCGAGCTGTCCGGTGTCCTCATGGGGTTGCGCCGGGTCCGGCAGATCAGCCTCGACGACGCGCACTCGTTCTGCCGTCCGGACCAGGTGGTCGAGGAGGTGCGGATCGCGCTGGCGGCGATCGAGGAGGCGTACGCCGTCCTGGGGATCCGCGTGGCGCGGTTCCGGTTGTCCGTCCGGGGCCCCGGGGGCTCCTACCTCGGCGACGACGCCCTGTGGGAGCGGGCCGAGGGGCAGTTGCGCGAGGCCCTGGGCGACCGTCCCCACGACGTCGCCCCCGGGGAGGCGGCGTTCTACGGCCCCAAGGTCGACGTGCAGGTGGCCGACGCGGCCGGCCGGGAGGAGACCCTGTCGACCGTGCAGGTCGACCACGTCCAGCCCGAGCGCTTCGGCCTGGAGTTCACCGGCGCGGACGGCGCCCGGCACCGGCCCGTGATGGTGCACCGCGGTCTGCTGAGCTCCATGGAGCGGCTGGTCGCGATGCTGCTGGAGCAGGACGGCGGCCGGTTGCCGACCTGGTTGTCCCCGGTGCAGGTGCGGGTCCTGCCGGTCAGCGGGGAGCGCCACGGCGAGCGCGCCCGCGAGATCGCCCGCGGTGCGAGGGGTCTGCGGGTGGAGGTCGACGAGGTGGGTCCGCTGAACCGGCGCGTGCGGGACGCGCGGGCGCGGCGGGTGCCGCACGTCGTCGTCGTGGGCGACGCGGAGGTGGCGGACGGTTCAGTGGCGGTCGACGGCCGGCAGGTTCCGGCGCAGGAGTTCCTCGACGCGGTGCTCGGCGAGGTCGTCCGCCGCGGACGGTGA
- a CDS encoding putative bifunctional diguanylate cyclase/phosphodiesterase produces the protein MPTSSRSAWRRRTPRTLLALAGAGWVLYLVLTLLAHSHGPALDTWLGSGVELLAVTALWLRARVDDGEARAWREFAVGWTCYTATEIAVDVLQNVVGDVPLTALEAGYVVGYLFWLRGIGALLWPHRVQRRSYVLEIATVLVLLAAVIARFVAPPLAHLTGTPLLNVGWWLYLPFGDLIVAACAGVVAAGRGRDHRWWALTAGLTVFAAGDVGYSVVLVCSGGTAVTFGLGFDVAWVGGLVAVAATSWLAPNPRRSTARDGRWLYVLPVVCVPVAAVVLFLVALGRPDPFSASLAFVALVGGVGLLVGGQRELLTLTAFRQAALVDDLTGAANRRALVEAVTARVEAAEPFALALVDLDRFKTVNDSLGHGAGDDLLRQVVARLRATFPADALVARLGGDELAVLLPGPEEGLDTVRAAHPAISGSYTVGGRRIHVGASVGVAVHPRQAETAADLLHVADLALLSAKEGGDRVAGHDAGALGGVRGELLLVEQLRVCLGLDTEADADDHLRAGNLLLHFQPQVRTDDGTVEGAEALVRWQHPDHGLMPPLTFLGLVERHGLMHALTGWVLDEALRVASAWHRDGRGVRVAVNLSATNLANPALPARVSALLHRHHAPVDVLALEITETVAMEGSAGSLAVLREFSEMGLSLSIDDFGTGYSSLGYFRQREFDEVKLDRSFVTGIGTDPRAEAVIVSTIELAHRLGARVVAEGVEDEETLRELTRLGCDLVQGYLHSRPVPAAAFERWCDQRSPSAADDLAEHRVEELLRRNLPAVDRH, from the coding sequence GTGCCCACCAGCTCCCGCTCCGCCTGGCGCCGGCGCACACCCCGGACCCTGCTCGCCCTCGCCGGCGCCGGCTGGGTCCTCTACCTGGTCCTGACCCTCCTCGCGCACTCCCACGGCCCGGCCCTGGACACCTGGCTCGGCTCGGGCGTCGAGCTCCTCGCCGTCACCGCCCTGTGGCTGCGGGCCCGCGTCGACGACGGCGAGGCGCGCGCCTGGCGCGAGTTCGCCGTCGGCTGGACCTGCTACACCGCGACCGAGATCGCCGTCGACGTCCTGCAGAACGTCGTGGGCGACGTCCCGCTGACCGCCCTGGAGGCCGGCTACGTCGTCGGGTACCTGTTCTGGCTGCGGGGCATCGGCGCACTGCTGTGGCCCCACCGCGTGCAACGGCGCAGCTACGTCCTCGAGATCGCCACCGTCCTCGTCCTGCTCGCCGCCGTCATCGCCCGGTTCGTCGCCCCGCCCCTGGCCCACCTCACGGGAACCCCGCTGCTGAACGTCGGCTGGTGGCTGTACCTGCCCTTCGGCGACCTCATCGTGGCCGCCTGCGCGGGTGTCGTCGCCGCCGGCCGCGGCCGTGACCACCGCTGGTGGGCGCTGACCGCCGGGCTCACCGTCTTCGCCGCCGGCGACGTCGGCTACTCCGTCGTCCTCGTCTGCAGCGGCGGGACGGCCGTCACCTTCGGCCTCGGCTTCGACGTCGCGTGGGTCGGCGGGCTCGTCGCCGTCGCCGCGACGTCCTGGCTGGCCCCGAACCCGCGACGGTCCACGGCCCGCGACGGGCGCTGGCTGTACGTCCTGCCCGTCGTCTGCGTGCCCGTCGCGGCGGTCGTCCTGTTCCTCGTCGCCCTCGGCCGGCCCGACCCGTTCAGCGCCAGCCTGGCGTTCGTCGCCCTCGTCGGCGGGGTCGGGCTCCTCGTCGGCGGTCAGCGGGAACTGCTCACCCTCACCGCGTTCCGGCAGGCCGCGCTCGTCGACGACCTCACCGGCGCCGCCAACCGCCGCGCCCTCGTCGAAGCGGTCACCGCCCGCGTCGAGGCCGCCGAACCCTTCGCCCTGGCCCTCGTCGACCTCGACCGGTTCAAGACCGTCAACGACTCCCTCGGCCACGGCGCCGGCGACGACCTGCTGCGCCAGGTCGTGGCCCGGCTGCGCGCCACGTTCCCGGCCGACGCCCTCGTCGCCCGGCTCGGCGGCGACGAGCTCGCCGTCCTGCTGCCCGGGCCGGAGGAGGGCCTCGACACCGTCCGCGCCGCCCACCCCGCGATCAGCGGCAGCTACACCGTCGGCGGACGGCGCATCCACGTCGGGGCCAGCGTCGGCGTCGCGGTGCACCCCCGCCAGGCCGAGACCGCGGCCGACCTCCTGCACGTCGCCGACCTCGCCCTGCTGAGCGCCAAGGAGGGCGGCGACCGGGTCGCCGGCCACGACGCCGGCGCGCTCGGCGGGGTCCGCGGGGAACTCCTGCTCGTCGAGCAGCTGCGGGTCTGCCTCGGGCTCGACACCGAGGCCGACGCCGACGACCACCTGCGCGCCGGGAACCTGCTGCTGCACTTCCAGCCGCAGGTCCGCACCGACGACGGGACCGTCGAGGGCGCCGAGGCGCTCGTGCGCTGGCAGCACCCCGACCACGGCCTCATGCCGCCGCTGACGTTCCTCGGGCTCGTCGAACGGCACGGGCTCATGCACGCCCTCACCGGCTGGGTCCTCGACGAGGCGTTGCGCGTCGCCTCCGCCTGGCACCGCGACGGCCGCGGCGTGCGGGTCGCGGTGAACCTGTCCGCCACGAACCTCGCCAACCCCGCCCTGCCGGCCCGCGTGTCCGCCCTCCTGCACCGCCACCACGCCCCGGTCGACGTCCTCGCGCTGGAGATCACCGAGACCGTCGCCATGGAGGGCTCGGCCGGCAGCCTCGCCGTCCTGCGCGAGTTCTCCGAGATGGGCCTGTCCCTCAGCATCGACGACTTCGGCACCGGCTACTCCTCCCTGGGGTACTTCCGGCAGCGGGAGTTCGACGAGGTCAAGCTCGACCGCAGCTTCGTCACCGGCATCGGCACCGACCCGCGCGCCGAGGCGGTGATCGTGTCGACCATCGAGCTCGCCCACCGCCTCGGCGCCCGCGTCGTCGCCGAGGGCGTCGAGGACGAGGAGACCCTGCGCGAGCTCACCCGCCTCGGGTGCGACCTCGTCCAGGGCTACCTCCACAGCCGTCCCGTCCCCGCCGCCGCGTTCGAGCGCTGGTGCGACCAGAGGTCACCGTCCGCGGCGGACGACCTCGCCGAGCACCGCGTCGAGGAACTCCTGCGCCGGAACCTGCCGGCCGTCGACCGCCACTGA
- a CDS encoding MFS transporter, producing MTPAAAEASAEPTTARTTPGRATFAALRVRNFRVYATGQAFANTGVWVQNIALDWLTLELTGSPAAVGLTMALTFLPILLFGMHGGMIADRYPKRNILLVTQACSATVATTLAVLTISGHITVGAIYGLALVTGFIIALDNPTRQSFVGEVVPPQHLRNAVALNAAVFQTTRLVGPALSSVLIGTVGSGWAFAVNALLYVGPTITLASLRTAELQPAPAVPRAKGQLRSALRYVAERPHVGWTIALVGVFGTFGLNFPVVLTAMASETFHSGAGLYGTFNIVLAVGSIAGALIAGGRSHSRLRLILLLGAAFGLAQTLAALAPNLGTFTVTLVLMGVTNLAFQAIANSSVQLWVDHEYRGRVMGLYALVFMGGTPLGGPLVGWITEHVGVRAGMAVCGIVPLVAAVAVAAVLAAQPVLARRRAGHAALVG from the coding sequence GTGACACCGGCAGCCGCCGAAGCCAGCGCAGAACCCACCACCGCCAGAACCACCCCGGGCCGGGCGACCTTCGCCGCCCTGCGGGTCCGCAACTTCCGGGTCTACGCCACCGGCCAGGCCTTCGCCAACACCGGCGTCTGGGTGCAGAACATCGCGCTGGACTGGCTGACCCTGGAACTGACCGGGTCACCGGCCGCCGTCGGCCTCACGATGGCGTTGACGTTCCTGCCCATCCTGCTGTTCGGGATGCACGGCGGGATGATCGCCGACCGCTACCCCAAGCGGAACATCCTGCTCGTCACCCAGGCCTGCAGCGCCACCGTCGCCACCACCCTGGCGGTGCTCACGATCAGCGGGCACATCACCGTCGGCGCCATCTACGGCCTCGCCCTGGTCACCGGGTTCATCATCGCCCTCGACAACCCGACCCGGCAGTCGTTCGTCGGCGAGGTCGTCCCGCCGCAGCACCTGCGCAACGCCGTCGCCCTCAACGCCGCCGTCTTCCAGACGACCCGCCTCGTCGGCCCGGCCCTGTCCAGCGTCCTCATCGGGACCGTCGGCTCCGGCTGGGCGTTCGCCGTCAACGCCCTCCTCTACGTCGGCCCCACCATCACCCTCGCCTCGCTGCGGACCGCCGAGCTGCAGCCCGCCCCCGCCGTCCCGCGCGCCAAGGGGCAACTGCGCTCGGCCCTGAGGTACGTCGCCGAACGCCCGCACGTGGGCTGGACCATCGCCCTGGTCGGCGTCTTCGGCACCTTCGGCCTCAACTTCCCCGTGGTGCTCACCGCCATGGCCTCCGAGACGTTCCACTCCGGGGCCGGGCTCTACGGGACGTTCAACATCGTCCTGGCCGTCGGGTCCATCGCCGGGGCCCTGATCGCCGGGGGCCGCAGCCACTCCAGGCTGCGGCTCATCCTGCTGCTCGGGGCCGCCTTCGGCCTCGCCCAGACGCTCGCGGCCCTCGCCCCGAACCTCGGCACGTTCACGGTCACGCTCGTGCTCATGGGCGTCACGAACCTGGCCTTCCAGGCCATCGCGAACTCCTCCGTGCAGCTGTGGGTCGACCACGAGTACCGCGGCCGGGTCATGGGGCTGTACGCCCTCGTCTTCATGGGCGGCACGCCGCTGGGCGGCCCCCTCGTCGGCTGGATCACCGAGCACGTCGGCGTCCGCGCCGGGATGGCCGTGTGCGGGATCGTCCCGCTCGTCGCCGCCGTCGCCGTGGCCGCCGTCCTGGCCGCGCAGCCGGTGCTGGCCCGCCGCCGGGCGGGGCACGCCGCCCTCGTCGGCTGA
- a CDS encoding LysR family transcriptional regulator, which yields MQLRTFLAVAQTHSFTQAAARLGVRQSTVSQHVKKLEDSVGRQLVHRDTHSVVLTPDGEAMIGFARSILASHEQAAAYFTGARPVGRLRIGMSDDLALTRLPQILRDFRSENPRVDLELTVDQSGTLHRRLENDRLDIFIGKRPPRSGEGKLVRRERLVWVGNPSTRLDLTQPVPLAVYPSPSLSGAAMHEALDRVGIGYRSACVCRGVNGLIAAVAAGIGVSCLAASLVPVQLVALGAQHKLPELGQIDLVLLTNPKTQDRPASRALAAAVLSSGPSSLAPSA from the coding sequence GTGCAGCTGCGCACCTTCCTCGCCGTCGCGCAGACGCACTCGTTCACGCAGGCCGCCGCGCGGCTCGGCGTGCGGCAGTCGACGGTGAGCCAGCACGTGAAGAAGCTCGAGGACTCCGTGGGCCGCCAGCTCGTCCACCGCGACACCCACTCGGTCGTGCTGACCCCCGACGGGGAGGCGATGATCGGGTTCGCGCGCTCGATCCTGGCCTCCCACGAACAGGCCGCGGCGTACTTCACGGGCGCGCGCCCGGTCGGCCGCCTGCGCATCGGCATGTCCGACGACCTCGCCCTGACCCGCCTGCCGCAGATCCTGCGCGACTTCCGCTCCGAGAACCCGCGCGTCGACCTCGAACTCACCGTCGACCAGTCCGGGACGCTGCACCGGCGCCTGGAGAACGACCGACTGGACATCTTCATCGGCAAGCGCCCGCCCCGCTCCGGGGAGGGCAAGCTCGTGCGCCGCGAACGCCTCGTCTGGGTCGGCAACCCCTCCACCCGCCTGGACCTGACCCAGCCGGTGCCGCTGGCGGTGTACCCGTCGCCGTCGCTGAGCGGGGCCGCGATGCACGAGGCGCTGGACCGGGTCGGCATCGGCTACCGCTCGGCGTGCGTGTGCCGCGGCGTGAACGGCCTCATCGCCGCGGTCGCCGCCGGCATCGGCGTCTCCTGCCTGGCCGCCTCCCTGGTGCCCGTCCAGCTCGTCGCGCTCGGGGCCCAGCACAAGCTGCCCGAGCTGGGGCAGATCGACCTGGTGCTCCTGACCAACCCCAAGACGCAGGACCGGCCCGCCTCGCGGGCCCTGGCCGCGGCCGTCCTGTCCAGCGGCCCCTCGAGCCTGGCCCCCTCCGCCTGA
- a CDS encoding ATP-binding SpoIIE family protein phosphatase, whose product MLEGLHRHLQAITRPEVSGDLPALLRAASRAAREVGAADHCVAWFAGADGHGPAYLVDGEGFLDVAVAPFGTRAAALRDVPLPGLAEVAAHVLVCPLDADGSRGALVLTRGSEFTGDQAQAAGVLALALGMAVETTLRSEAERSAARAASRSALLERISSLLQKSATTAEITARIPQAVVEVLDCLSSSLYVLDGDDFAGRSHPPLPAAWQDRFDRFDRRADTPVAEAVRTGRPLVVTRAEIGRYRELDGVDPDRIGVTLVVPLAGRDDHVLGALNVNWGDRSPLEHGDLDLFAGVALQVAVALERAQLLDAERSSREALSRSHEALDLLARDLQRGLLPSRMPQREGLQIATRYAPALAGAEIGGDWFDAVQTGDDIALIIGDVQGHSTRAAGLMGQVRTAVRAYVSEGHDPSAALERTNRLLVDLDAGRFATCCLVRLDAATGMLSVASAGHQPPLVVDDSGLHEVAVDPGPPLGVLHEAVYPTTRYRLLGRSAVLLYTDGVVEVSGQGSDHGERVLRDTLLRAAREDPPRPAELLASAVVEAIPHALTDDAALLVATFTGADAGRLEASLWLPPDIRAVAAAREFLRDRLTAWSTDELLDEAELVLSELVTNALVHTGGGAGLALRFDGAHRRLTISVEDSSTRSPHERAMSPDALGGRGLGIVEAVADAWGVRVGEQGKTVWADLAVEAD is encoded by the coding sequence GTGCTCGAGGGTCTGCACCGCCACCTGCAGGCGATCACCCGCCCGGAGGTGTCGGGGGACCTGCCGGCCCTGCTGCGCGCCGCCAGCCGCGCCGCCCGCGAGGTCGGGGCCGCGGACCACTGCGTCGCCTGGTTCGCCGGGGCCGACGGTCACGGCCCGGCGTACCTGGTCGACGGCGAGGGGTTCCTCGACGTCGCCGTCGCGCCGTTCGGGACGCGCGCGGCGGCCCTGCGGGACGTGCCCCTGCCGGGGCTGGCCGAGGTGGCGGCCCACGTCCTGGTCTGCCCGCTGGACGCCGACGGCTCCCGCGGGGCGCTCGTCCTGACCCGCGGCTCGGAGTTCACCGGGGACCAGGCGCAGGCCGCGGGCGTCCTCGCCCTCGCGCTGGGCATGGCCGTGGAGACGACGCTGCGCTCCGAGGCCGAACGGTCCGCGGCGCGCGCGGCGTCGCGCTCGGCGCTGCTGGAACGGATCTCGAGCCTGCTGCAGAAGAGCGCCACGACGGCGGAGATCACGGCCCGGATCCCGCAGGCGGTCGTGGAGGTCCTGGACTGCCTGTCGTCGTCGTTGTACGTCCTCGACGGCGACGACTTCGCGGGCCGCAGCCACCCACCGCTGCCCGCGGCGTGGCAGGACCGGTTCGACCGCTTCGACCGCCGCGCGGACACCCCCGTGGCCGAGGCCGTCCGCACGGGCCGCCCGCTCGTCGTGACCCGGGCGGAGATCGGCCGCTACCGGGAACTGGACGGCGTCGACCCCGACCGGATCGGCGTGACGCTCGTCGTCCCCCTCGCCGGCCGCGACGACCACGTCCTCGGGGCGCTGAACGTCAACTGGGGCGACCGGTCCCCGCTGGAGCACGGCGACCTCGACCTGTTCGCCGGGGTCGCGCTGCAGGTCGCGGTCGCCCTCGAACGCGCGCAGCTGCTGGACGCGGAACGGTCCTCGAGGGAGGCGCTGTCCCGTTCGCACGAGGCCCTGGACCTGCTCGCGCGCGACCTGCAGCGCGGCCTGCTGCCGAGCCGGATGCCGCAGCGCGAGGGGCTGCAGATCGCGACGCGGTACGCGCCGGCGCTCGCGGGCGCGGAGATCGGCGGGGACTGGTTCGACGCCGTCCAGACCGGGGACGACATCGCGCTGATCATCGGCGACGTGCAGGGCCACAGCACGCGGGCGGCGGGGTTGATGGGCCAGGTGCGGACGGCGGTGCGCGCGTACGTCAGCGAGGGCCACGACCCGTCGGCCGCGCTGGAGCGCACCAACCGGCTGCTCGTCGACCTGGACGCGGGGCGGTTCGCGACGTGCTGCCTGGTCCGGCTGGACGCGGCGACGGGGATGCTGTCGGTGGCCTCGGCCGGTCACCAGCCGCCGCTGGTCGTCGACGACTCGGGGCTGCACGAGGTCGCCGTCGACCCGGGGCCGCCGCTGGGCGTGCTGCACGAGGCGGTCTACCCGACGACGCGCTACCGGCTGCTGGGGCGCAGCGCGGTGCTGCTGTACACCGACGGCGTGGTCGAGGTCTCGGGGCAGGGCTCGGACCACGGCGAGCGGGTGCTGCGCGACACCCTGCTGCGCGCCGCGCGCGAGGACCCGCCCCGGCCGGCCGAGCTGCTGGCCTCGGCGGTCGTGGAGGCGATCCCGCACGCGCTCACGGACGACGCGGCCCTGCTGGTGGCGACGTTCACCGGTGCGGACGCGGGGCGCCTCGAGGCGTCGCTGTGGTTGCCGCCGGACATCCGCGCGGTCGCGGCGGCGCGCGAGTTCCTGCGGGACCGGCTGACGGCGTGGTCGACGGACGAGCTCCTCGACGAGGCCGAGCTCGTCCTGTCCGAACTGGTGACGAACGCCCTCGTGCACACCGGCGGCGGGGCGGGGCTGGCGTTGCGGTTCGACGGCGCGCACCGCAGGCTGACGATCTCGGTCGAGGACTCCTCGACGAGGTCCCCGCACGAGCGGGCCATGTCGCCGGACGCGTTGGGCGGCAGGGGGTTGGGCATCGTGGAGGCGGTGGCGGACGCGTGGGGCGTGCGGGTGGGCGAGCAGGGCAAGACGGTGTGGGCCGACCTCGCCGTCGAGGCCGACTGA
- a CDS encoding MarR family winged helix-turn-helix transcriptional regulator yields MDLTGDDIDALVTWSLIRAAHRAQRDLTALFAEHGLSPVQFGVLSHLATGLPFTRAELARAVLVRPQSLSGVLDGMVERGLVARGSEDRTKGRRNPLTLTPAGRDLLALVWPAVQEANTPARLGLDEAEVAALNGVLLRMVDGG; encoded by the coding sequence GTGGACCTGACCGGAGACGACATCGACGCCCTCGTGACGTGGTCGCTGATCCGCGCCGCGCACCGGGCCCAGCGGGACCTGACCGCGCTGTTCGCCGAGCACGGCCTGTCGCCGGTGCAGTTCGGGGTCCTCTCGCACCTGGCCACCGGCCTGCCGTTCACCCGGGCCGAACTGGCCCGCGCGGTCCTGGTCCGCCCGCAGTCCCTCAGCGGCGTCCTGGACGGGATGGTCGAGCGCGGACTCGTCGCGCGGGGGTCCGAGGACCGCACCAAGGGGCGCCGGAACCCGCTGACGCTCACCCCCGCCGGCCGCGACCTGCTGGCGCTCGTGTGGCCCGCGGTGCAGGAGGCGAACACCCCCGCACGGCTGGGCCTGGACGAGGCCGAGGTCGCCGCGCTGAACGGGGTGCTGCTGCGGATGGTCGACGGCGGCTGA